Genomic segment of Meiothermus cerbereus DSM 11376:
CCCCGCGAAGGCCACTGCAATGCCCAGCCAGCCCCAGGCCGAAAGCCGCTCACGCAGAAAAAAGTACGACATCAGGGCCACGAACACCGGCCCCACCGCAATCAGGAGGGCCGCCGGGCCAGCTTTCACTGTGACCTGGCCAAAATTGAGGGCGGTGTGGTAGACCGTGATGCCCAGGAACCCAAGCCCAAAAATGCTGGGCCAGTCTTTGCGCTCGGGCAGGGGCATCCGCACCAGCAGGGCATACACCACCATTACTGCCGAGGCCACCAGAAAGCGCAGCAGGGTGAGGTGGCCTGGGCTGTAGTCCTGAAGCCCGGCCCGAATCCCGGCAAAAGCCGAGGCCCAGGGCAGGATGGTTAGAGCAATGGCGAGGAGGACTCGAGCTTCCACTAAAACAATCCCCTTTCGGGGCTTGCGCCCCATTAGGGGATGCTAGCATAGAGCGCTCTTCACAGATGTTGCCTCCCATCCGGGAGGCAGCTGTACTGCGCAGGACAAAGTAACCGAGTTATGGACAGCGCAATATTTTTGAGCGCTCTATATCAGCCCCAGAGCCTGGAAATCGCCCCCCAGCACCTGTCGCGGGTTGGCGGCAATCCACTGCAGGGCCGTGGCATAGACGTTGCGGAAGTCAGTCTGGTATTTAAGGGCGTTGAGCTCGAGGTTCTCCAGGTCTGGCTCGCTGCCGTAAAGCCCGCCCCTGATGCCACCACCCATCACCAGCATCAGGCCGCCTTCGCCGTGGTCGGTGCCAAAAGAGGCGTTTTCGGCGACCTGGCGACCAAATTCGCTGAAGACCATCACCATCACGTCCCTGTCCCGGCCAATGGCCCTCAGGTCGGCCCGAAAGGCCGCCATGGCCTGGGCCACATACCCCAGCAGCTCGGCCTGGCGCGGGGGCTGCCCGGCGTGGGTGTCCCAGCCCCCCAGGGTGGTGTAGTAGACGCTGCTGCCCAGCCCACCGGCAATCATGCGGGCGATGTCGGCCATGCTGCGGCCAAAGGCATTTTCGGGGTACTGGGCCTGGTTCTTGACCTGGCGTAGCTGGCCCACCTTGTCCAGGGCGCTGCGCAGCGAGAGCATGGCCTGGCGAACCTCTTCGGCGGTGCCGCTGCGAAGGCGCAGGGCTTCTTTGTTGAAGGCTTCCTCGAAGGGCCGGGGCAGCCGGATGCTGAAGGTGTCGATGCTGCTGATGGCCGGCGCACTGCGGCGTTCGCCCATCTGGGCCTGGGGGGTGGCCCCGCCCAGAAAGGTGTCGCAGAAGGGGTCGTCCTGCAGGTCGCCCCAGCGGCCCAGCCAGCCGGTTTCCTGGCGTTGGCTGGGGTCGGCGGTGTGCCAGATGGAGGTGGAGATAAAGTGGCTGCGGTTGGGGTTGGGGTAGCCCACCTGGGGAACGAGGGCCAGCTCCCCGTTGTTCCACATCTGCATCAGGGGCCTCAGTTCGGGGTGCAGGCCCAGGCGTTGCCCGTTCGCGCCGAGCTCGAGCACCTCTTCGCGCTTGATGGCGATGTTGGGGCGCAGGCGGTAGTACAGTTCGTTGCGGTAGGGCACCAGGGTGTTGAGCTGATCGTTGCCGCCGAACAGGTTGACCACCACCAGAATTTTGTCTTTGGACTGGGCCGCCAGGGCGGTTTTGGAGAGCAGCGAGGGTGCGCCCTGGCCCAGGGCCAGCGTCAGCAACGATTTCTGGATAAACTCGCGTCGGTTCATATAAACCTCACTCATGCCGCTATGCCTAAAGCAGTTGTGCCTCGGGCTTAACCAGGGCCAGCGCGCCGTCGGCGTGGTCCATAAACACCTCGAGGTCGAGCCGGGGCTCTCGGCCCGCGAAGCTCGCCAGCAGGTTGATGCGGGTCAGGAAGGGCGACTCGGCCAGCCAGGCCATACCGCCGTCCCATCCGGCCACGCTGGGCGGGTCGAAGGGAACCTGCCCCATGGCCGCCAACGACAGGTAGAGGGCCCTGCCCGAGCGTTCCTCAAAGCTCACTTTTTCCACCCCGGCGGCATACCACAGCCCCACCAGGTACTCCAGCGGGCTTTTGACCAGAGCGTTGCGGTACTCGGGGCTATAAAAGACCTCGCTGGTGAAGAGCCAGCGCAAAAAGCCACGGGTGCCCTCGGCGCGGAAGACCCGCGCCCCTTGCTGCACCAGGGCTTCGGGGGGCTCGGGGCACAGGTAAAAGCGCAGCAGCTTGCGGGCCACAAACTCGTAGGTTTTGGGGTGGGCAATCAGGATTTCCAGCACCTCGTCGCCGCTTTTGACGCGCTTGCCCAGGAAGGTTTTTTCGCCGGGGTCGTGCCAGTTGCGGTTGAAGACGTACTCGAAAGCCAGGTTGGCGCTGGCTTCACGGGGCCGCTGGTTGCCGGGCAGCCGCACGGTCCAGCCGGTAAAGGCCCGGGCGGCCTCCAGGATGTCCTGCTCGGTGTAATGGCCGGGGCCTACGGTATAGAGCTCTAAGAGCTCTCGTGCCCAGTTCTGGTTGGGGTGCTCCTTGCGGCTCTGGGCGTTGTTGAGGTACAAGAGCATTACCGGGTTTTTGGCGATGGCCTTAAGAAGTTCGCCATAGGGGCCATAACCCAGCTGCCGAAAGGTGGCAAACTGCTGCCAGAAGTCAATGCCCTGGGCCCCCATGGTCTCGCGAAACTCCGAGGTCAGGTGGCCGTGCCAGAACAACACCAGGCGCTCGGCGGCGGGGGTGGGGGTGGTGAGCCAGTGGTTGAGCCAGAGCTGGCTAATCTCGCGGTGCTGCTGGCCGCGTTCGTTGCGAGTAGCGGCGGTGCGGTAGCTGGGGGCTGGGGCAGGGTCGCGCAGCAGGAACTCTACGGCGGCCTCGAGGCCCATTTCGGCAAGCTGCTGGGCCTCTTCCTTGCGTCCTCGAGCAGCCGCGCGGCGCAGCAGGTGGATTGCGTTGGAAAAACTGAGGGGACGGGCCATATTGGACTCCTGGGTCTTGCCCCTCCAAGATAGCCGCCCAAGCTGAAGCCAGCCTTAAGCCAGGCTGAGGCAACCCACCCCGGATTCGACCGGCCTGAGGGCGGGGGCGTTGCTTTCGCTGGCTTTTTTGGCACAGGCCGGTGGTGGGGATGGTGAAACCTGCGGGCCTTGCACTTGTCAACCTGTAAAGGGTATTTTGGTTGACGTGTCCGCTTTGCTAGGCCACCTCCACGACCACTACCAGAGTGGCGAAGCGCTGGCTAAAGCCCTGGGGGTTAGCCGCACAGCGGTCTGGAAGCAGATTGCCGAGCTGCGCAAGGCCGGCTACCCGGTAGAAACCCAGCGGGGCCAGGGCTACCGTCTGGCCCCGGGCAGCCCCACGCCAGCGGCCCTCGAGGCCCTGCGAAGCGGTAGGTTCGGCGCATTTTATGCCTACCTGGGCACGGTGGACAGCACCCAGGAGGTGCTCAAAAACTGGGCCCTGGATGGCGCCGAAGAAGGCGCGGTGGTGCTGGCCGAGCGGCAGCTCAAAGGCCGTGGCCGCCGCGGGCGGGCCTGGGCCAGCGTGCCGGGCAAAAGCCTTACCTTCTCGCTTTTGCTGCGCCCTGCGCTGCCGCTGTCTGCGCTGCCCCTGCTGCCCCTGGCCGCGGGCCTGGCTTTGCGTGATGCCTGCGGGGTGGGGGGACTCAAATGGCCCAACGACCTGCTAAGCCCGGACGGACGTAAGCTGGCGGGGGTGCTTTTGGAGGCCCAGGTGAGCGGCGAGGAGGTGGCCTGGGTGCTCCTGGGCATCGGCCTCAATGTGCACCGGGGGGCCGCACCGCCTGGCGGCGCAGACCTGGAGGAGTTCGGCCCGGTTAGCCGCGTGCAGGTGCTGGCGCGGCTGCTGGCAAGCCTGGAGGCCCGCTACGCCCAGTTACGCAACCCCCAGGCGCTTCTGCAGGACTACCGGGCCAATAGCTACACCCTGGGGCAGCGGGTGCGGGTGGCCACGGCGCAGGGCGTGATAGAGGGCCAGGCCAGCGATATCGCCCCCGATGGTGCGCTGGTGGTGCAAAGCGAGGGCACAACCCACCACGTCGGGGCTGGCGATGTGGAGCTCGTTGGTTTTTTAGGAGGAAGCAGATGAACCCAACCCAAAGCCTACCGTACCTACCCCTTTCCAAGTCCCTTTTCCCGGCCCGAAGCTGGCAGCGCGACCTGCTGCTGGTGCTGGGGGGCAGCTTTTTGCTGGCGCTTTTGTCGCAGGCGGTCATTCCTTTGCAGCCGGTGCCCATCACCTTGCAGACCCTGGGGGTGCTCCTGGTGGGGGCTGCGCTGGGCAGCCGGCTGGGCTTTTTGGCGGTGGTGGCGTATCTCTTGGAGGGCCTGGTGCTGCCGGTGTTTGCCGGGGGGGCCACCTGGTTCCACCCGCGCATTCCCTTTACCGCGGGCTACCTGCTGGCCTTCCCCCTGGCGGCCTACCTGGTGGGCTACCTGGTCGAGCGCTACGGCACCGACCGCAGCGTGCTCAAGACCTTTGGGGCCATGTTGCTGGCCAGCCTGGTCATCTATGCCGTGGGCGTAACCTGGCTGGGCTTTGCGCTTTCGGGTGCGGGGCGCTATACCGGGGTCTGGGGGGTGTTGCAGGCCGGGATGGTGCCCTTCTTGCTGGGCGACTTTATCAAGGCCGCCATTGCCGCAGCTTTGCTGCCTGCCGCCTGGCGCCTGGTTCGCCGTTAGGCTCGAGGTTCTGTCCCTCCCCCCGCAGGGGGAGGGTTTTGCATGTGTTGCGTCTGATAAGAAATGTCTTTGATTTGTTCTTTTTGCTGGGGCCCCCACCTGAAGCTGTGCCAGGAGCTGCCCATGCATCTGGCGGGCTTTAACCTGCCCTAAACAGAAAGCATCAGGTGGGGTTCATATCATACCAGATTCGGTTAGTTCGTCACCGAACGGTGACGAACTAACCCGACCGAAGGGATACGCTTTCTTCGCCGAGCGCAGCGAGGGGTGTGCTCTAGGATTCAAAAAGATAGCCCCTTAATGTTTTTGTTTGAAGATTATCTTTTTGCATCCGGTATCAGATCACCTCGCGGAAACCAATGGCCTCGGCCCTGGCCTGTAGTTCGCGTTTCAGGAGGGCATGTTCGGGCTGGTCGAGGTAGGGGTCGGCCTCCAGAATGGCCTTGGCCAGAGCCCGGCTTTGCTCAATGATCTCCTGGTCGGAGGCCAGGTCGCCCAGCCGCAGGTCGGGCATGCCCGACTGGCGCAGCCCCCGCAACTCGCCGGGGCCGCGCAGCCGCAGGTCTTGCTCGGCGATGTAGAAGCCGTCGGTGGACTCCTCGATGACCCGCAGGCGCTCCATGGTGCGCTTGGAGGTCTCACCCGCAATCAGAATGCAGTAGGATTCCAGCCCGCCGCGCCCGACCCGCCCGCGCAACTGGTGGAGCTGGGCCAACCCGAAGCGCTCGGCGTTTTCGATAATCATGAGGGTGGCCTGGGGAATGTCTACCCCCACCTCGATCACCGTGGTGGAGACCAGCAGATCGAAGGCCCCCTGCTTAAAGCGCTCCATTACCGCGTCTTTTTCCTCGACCTTCATTTTTCCGTGCAGCAGGTCTATACGCACCTCGGGTAAGAGCACTTCCAGCTCCTCGCGCAGCCGGGTGGCAGCGGCCAGTTCGGCGGTGGCCTCCGACTCACCCTCTTCAATCATGGGCGTAACCACAAATACCTGGTGGCCCTTTTTGATCTCTTGCCGGGCAAAGGCATAGGCCTGGGTGCGGGTTTTCTGGGTGAGGATTTTGGTCTTGATGGGGGTGCGACCGGGGGGAAGCTCGTCGATCTGGGAGACCTCGAGGTCGCCGTACATGGTAAGGGCCAGTGAGCGGGGAATGGGCGTGGCCGACATCACCAGCACATCGGGCCGCTGGCCCAGCAGTCGGCGGCGCTGCAAGACGCCAAAGCGATGTTCCTCGTCAATCACCGCCAGGCCCAGGTCGCAAAACTCCACCCCATCCTGGATGAGGGCATGGGTGCCCACCACCACCTGGGTCTGGCCGCTTTTGAGCCGCTCCTGCACGCTTCGTTTTTCACTTGCGCTCATCGAGCCAACCAGCAGATCCAGCGAGACCCCCAGCGGGTAGAGGTAGCGGGTCAGGTTCTCGAAGTGCTGCTTGGCCAGAATCTCGGTGGGGGCCATCAGGGCCCCCTGGGCGCCGTTCTGGGCCGCCACATACAGCGCAGCGGCGGCCACGGCGGTCTTGCCCGAGCCCACATCGCCCTGCACCAGGCGGGCCATCTGGCGCTCGGACTGCATGTCGGCCAGGATTTCCGAGAGCACCCGTTCCTGGGCCCCGGTGAGCTTGAAGGGCAGGATCGAGCGGAAGCGCTCGACCATCTCAGGGCTGACCCGGAACATCCGCCCCAACAGCGCCGAACCCCCCGACTGCAGCATGACCTTAAGTTCCAGGAGCAAAAATTCGTCGAACTTAAGCCGGTAGAGGGCCTGCTCGAGCTTCTCCTCCGAGTCGGGAAAATGAACCTGGCGCAGGGCCTTATCCAGGGGCAGCAGGCTTTGTGGTAAATGCGCCAGGGGGTCGGGTATGGCCTGGAAAGCCTCCAGGGCCCGCCAGGCCGCCCGCCGCAAAAAAGCCTGTCCAATGCCCTCCCGCGAGGGGTAGACCGGTACGATGCGCCCGGTAGAGAGGGATTCCCCCCCTTCATCCTCAAAGTACTCAACCATCAGCGAGACGTTGCCCCCGCGCTTTTGCACCCGCCCCGAGAGCACCATACTGGCACCCTCGGGCATCTGCTTGAGCACCCAGGGCTGGTTGAACCAGATGCCCGTAAACTTCCAGCCCCACCCGTCCATAAAACGCACCTGCACAAGCTGGATTCCTTTTTTGGGGGTCTTGACCAGCTCGCGGCTCAGCACCTTGCCCACCAGGGTGGCCTTGGCGCCGTCCTCTACCTCGCGCACCCCTTGCAAGGTGCGGCGGTCTTCGTAGCGGCGGGGGTAGTAGTGCAGCAGGTCGCGCACCACCCGGATGCCCAGCTCGGCCAGCTTTTTTTTGCCGCCCGGCCCCAGGTTCAAAGCTTCGATGGGGGTGTCGAAGGAGAGGGCCTCCGGCACCGGACTTCGGCTACCGGGCGTGGCTTGCCGGGGCTCGGTGGGCTGAGATGGGTTCTGCACAACCCGATCGCCCAGCAGCTCGAGGGCCTTTTTCAGCTGTGCTTTACGCGCTTCGACATCCATCTGGCGATACCCTGCCAGTACCCGCCCCACCTCGGGGAAGGGCTGGCCCAGGTTCTGAATCAGCTTTTCCAGGCCCCCAGCCACCACCCGATCCTGGGCACCGTCGGCCAGTTCGCGCGCTATGGGGCGGATGAGGCGGGCTTTGAGTTCTTCGCGGGTCACGTGCTCCTCTTCTGTTGCTGGGTTTATTTTACCGAAGCCCATGGAGGGTTTTGTGGCTTTGGGCAGGCTACCGAATGGGGCAATGTCTAAAAGGTCATGGTTCGCAGCGGTCTAGCTCGTATACTTGGTGGGTATGGCCTTATCCCAAGTTGAAGTGTTGCCCAACGGCCTGACGTTGGCGGTGGAAGAACGTCCCTGGACACCTGGCGTCGCTTTGCAGTTGCTGCTTCCAGTGGGCGCGGTGAACGACCCCGAAGGCATGGAGGGCGCGGCCAACCTGCTGGAGGGCTGGCTATGGAAAGGGGCCGGTAGCCGGGATGCGCGGGCCCTGGCCGATGCTTTTGACGAGCTGGGGGTGCGCCGTGGCAGCAGCAGTGCCCTCGAGCACACCACCTTTGCGGCGCAATTTCTGGCCGACAAGCTGGAGGCGGTGCTCTCGCTCTTTGCCGACGTGCTGGTGCGGCCTCACCTACCCAGCGAGGCCCTCGAGGCGGTGCGGCAAATTGCCTTGCAGGAACTGGCCTCGCTGGAAGACCAGCCCCCCAAGAAGATGTTTGCCGCTCTGCGTCGGGCGGTATTTGCCAGCAACCACGGGCGTAACCCCAGCGGCAACAAAGCCCACCTGGAAACCATGTCTGCCGAGGCCCTGCGGGAAGATTTTGCCCGGCGCTATGCGCCCCAGGGTGCCATTGTGGCCCTGGTGGGCGGGATCAGTTTCGAGCAGGCCAAAGAAGCTATCCAGAACGCCTTTGGCGACTGGAGCGGGCCTGGGGTGGGTTATCCACCCATCGAGCTTACAACCCCAAGTGCCATTCACCTCGAGCAGGACACTGCCCAGGTGCAGATTGGCCTGATCTACCCCGACGTTACCATCGACCACCCCGAGTTTTATAGCGCCCGGCTGGCCTCGCAGGTGCTCTCCGGGGGTAGCAGCAGCCGCCTGTTTACCGAGGTGCGGGAAAAGCGCGGCCTGGTCTACTCGGTGTACGCCGCTCCCAACGGGGTTAAGGGCTACAGCTACCTGACCGCCTACGCCGGCACCACCCCCGAGCGGGCCAACGAGACCCTGCGGGTCATGCAGGCCGAGATCGCCCGGCTTTCGGAAGGCGTGCGGGAGGACGAGCTGGCCCGTACCAAGATAGGCCTGCGGGCCGCCCTGGTGATGCAGGATGAATCGTCGCGCTCGAGGGCCGCTAGCATCGCCCGCGACCTCTACATGCTGGGCCGGGTTCGCACCCTGGACGAGATCGAGGCCCAGATTGCAGCGGTAGATGTGGAGCGCATCAACCGCTACCTGGCTTCACACCCTTACCAGAACCCCTGGATCGCCACCCTGGGGCCGCGCAAGCTGGCAGGTGTGGAGTAAAGCCGGGGCGCTGCAAGGCAAAAAAGCCCTGTCTGTGCTTCCGTGTCACCTGGTTTGCGTGATGCCTGGCCCATCGAGCCTGATAAAAGCACACCTGAGGCGTTTAATTTCAGCATGTGATCCAGCAGTTTTGCTAGCCAGACGCCAATCGAGAAGACTTCACTGTGGAGCAGCCATGACCCTAACCCGACCGACCTTCAAACAAACCACCCTCGAGAACGGGCTCACCGTCATCGCCGAGATTAACCCCGAGGCCAAGAGCGTGGCCCTGGGCTACTTCTGCAAGACCGGCAGCCGCGACGAAACCCCCGAGATCTCGGGTGTTTCGCACTTTCTGGAACACATGCTGTTCAAAGGCACGGATAAGCGCGATAGCCTGGAGGTCAACCTCGAGTTCGACCAGATGGGGGCCCAGTACAACGCCTTTACTTCGGAGGAGAACACCGTCTACTACGGGGCCGTGCTCCCCGAGTTTGCCCCCAGGCTTTTGGAGTTGTGGACCGACCTGATGCGTCCGGCCCTGCGCCAGCAGGACTTCGACACCGAGAAAAAGGTGATTCTGGAGGAAATTGCCCTCTATGAGGACCGGCCCAACGTGATGCTTTTTGACTGGGGACGGGCGCGCTATTTTGCTGGGCACCCGCTGGGCAACAGCGTGCTGGGCACAACCCAATCGATATCGGCCCTGACCCGCGACCAGATGGCGGCCTACCAGGCCCAGCGGTATGCGTCCGGCAATCTGGTGCTGGTCCTGGCGGGCAAGGTGGACTGGGAACGCACCCTGGCGCAGGTTGCCGAGCTGACCGCATCCTGGGCCAGAGGCCAGGCCAATCGCGCCTACCCTGCGCTTAACCCTGCGGTGGGCGAACTGCGCGAACCCTACCCCAAGGCCACCCAGACCTACCTGGCGGTTTTTGCGCCGGGGGTCTCGGCCCAGGATCCACGCCGCTATGCGGCCCACATTCTGGCCAACATCCTGGGTGAGGAGGGCAACAGCCGCCTGCACTGGGCCCTTAGCGATAAAGGGCTGGTGGAGTCGGTGGGGGCCGGAATCGACGAGGCCGACCAGGCTGGGGTGTATTACATTTTTGCCCAGACCGACCCGGCCCACGAGGAAACGGTCAAGGCCGTGCTGCGCGAAGAACTCGAGCGCCTCGAGCGGGAGGGGGTGCGCCAGGAGGAGCTCGAGCGAGCCAAAAACAAGCTGGCCACTGCGCTGGTGTTTGCGGGCGAGACCCCCATGCAACGCCTGATGAGCGTGGGCATAAACTACATCTACAACCAGAGCTACGAACCCCTGAGCGAGGTGGCCCGCAAGGTCGAGGCTGTCACTTTAGCCGATGTAAACGGTCTTCTAGAGTCGCGGCCCTTCAGCCAGAGCTTTTTCTACAGCCTGGTGCCTGCCTGAGGGCGCTTGCTGCCCCGGGAGGCCAAGCGGAACCCAAGGCTGCCGGGGCATTTCTTGAGGAAATATAAACGCACTTCTTAAGACCCCGGCCCTATCATGCGGGGGTGAAGGTGTGGTTTTTGCTGATTGGTCTGGTGTGGGGTGGGGCCCTGGCCCAGAGCGCACTGGAGCTCGAGGTACTTCAGCGCACCAACCAGGTGCGCCTCGAGCGCGGCCTGCAATCCCTGCGGTGGGACGCGCTGGCTTACAAAGCTGCGCGGGAGCATGCCCAGGACATGTTGCGGCGCAACTTTTTCGCCCACCAGAACCCCGACGGCCTGGGGGCCGCCGAGCGGATGCGGGCCGCCGGGGTGCTCGAGGTGATGGTGGGCGAGAACCTGGCCAGCTTCGAGGGTTACCCGGATGCCCTAATCCCTCAGCGGGCGCTTTCTGGCTGGATGAACAGTCCCGGCCACCGGGCCAACCTGCTCAAGCCCGGGTTCACCCACCTGGGGGTGGCCCTGGTGCGCCAGGGGCCTCGGGTGGTGGTGGTACAGAACTTTATCGGGCGGCCCTTCGACCCTCAGGTGCGCCTGACCCCAGCCCCGACCGAGCGCACTGTGCTGGTGCTTTCGGGCACTGCTTCCGGCACGCTGGGGGTGTTTGTGGGCAACAACCTCTATGCCCGGCTCAATCCGCCCATCCAGGCCCGCCTCGAGCTGCCCCCCAAGGCCGAGGTGAGCTTTGCGCTTTTTGATGGCCAGACCTGGTGGGCTACCCGGAGCGGCCAGCGGGGTTTGCAGCTCGAGCAGACCCTCGAGCACAGCACCGTACCCGGCCAGCGGGTCAGCCTCAGCCTTCCAGCAGGCAACTTCACCCTGGCGGTGGGTTCGCAGCCGCGCTTCTGGCAAAACGTCTCAGGGCCGGTGCGCCTCGAGCTAACCCTCCCCAGCACGCTGGAGGTGCTGTGGCTGGGACTGCGCCAGGACAACAGCATCAGCTACAGCCACCGGATTCCCCTTCAACCTTAGGTGGGGGCCTGCTATCAAATGGCAGATTTTAGATTTATAATCCAAAAAGCATGAAACGCAACAAGGAGTTTGCCAACCGCCTCCATGCGCTATCACCCAAGTTTGCCTATGTGCCGCAGGAAGACCGCTTCCTGATGAACCCCGGCCCCCTCAAGTACCGCTTCAACGTGATTGGGGCGGGGGTGAATGGGCAGGAGCACATCAAAGTGACGCTGCTCGAGGGCAGTTGCACCATCCACGGCGTCTTTGACCCCAACCCCACCAGCGTGGAGGCCGCCCGGCGCATCAAGGCCCAGTTCAGCCAGGAGCCGCTGGTGGTCTACGAGAGCCTCGAGGCCGCCTGCCACGACCCCGCGGTGGACGGGCTGATCATCTGCACCCCCAACCACACCCACCTCGAGGTGCTCAAGGTGGCGGTGCAGTCGGGCAAGCACATCCTGCTGGAAAAGCCCATGGCCACCAACCTGCAAGATGCCTACGAAATCTGGCAGATGGCCCAGAACTACCCCAAGGTACTGCAAATTGGCCTGCAGTACCGCTTCAAGCCCATCTACGTGGAGGCCATTCACGAGGCCAAGGTGCGCCAGAGCCTGGGCGAGATCAAGACCCTGACCATCCTCGAGCACCGCGAGCCCTTCCTGGACAAAGTGAAGCAGTGGAACAAGTTTTCCCAGTACTCCGGCGGCACCCTGGTGGAGAAGTGCTGCCACTACTTCGACCTGTTCAACCTCTTCGCCGAGTCGCGCCCGGTGAGCGTATACGCCTCGGGCAGCCAGGCGGTGAACTTCCGCGACTTCGAGTACGGCGGCCTAAAGTCAGACATTCTGGACAACGCCTTTGTGATTGTGGAGTACCAAAACGGCATCCGGGCCAACTTCAACCTGTGCATGTTCGCACCCATGGTCTACGAGGAAATCGTCATCTGTGGCGACGAGGGCCGCCTCAAGGCCAGCGAGGGCGTCAACGGCCAGGCCTACTCCAAGTGGGAGAACTACCTCGAGGTCATCTGCCTGCCCGACCGCACCTCCCGCACCATGACCCCCAGCTACCCCGCCCTCATCGAGGAAAGCGGCCACAGCGGGGCCACCTACTACGAGCACCTGCGCTGGATCGAGGCCATGGACGGCTTACCCAGCAAGGCGGCCACCGCCGAAGAGGGCTTCTGGAGCGTGGTGGTGGGGGTAGCCGCCGAGGAGTCGGTGAAGCGGGGGGAAAAGGTGTGGGTGAAGGAGTTGCTCGAGGGGAGTGGGTTGGGGCATCTGAGTTGACGCTTTGGTTGATACCCAGCGCCATCAATTCACCTGGTTCGGCTCCTTTGCTACCACGGTGTCGTACAGCCCGTAGTGTGCCAGGCCTTTATGGCTATCTATGCCTGTATAGCGCAAAGAGGCGTCCTCGTAGCGACGGAAGGCAAAGATGGCCTGGTTCATCTGCTCGGTGTTAAACACCCTGAGGCTTACCAAAAGGTGGAAGTCTTCTATGGTCAATCCGGTAACGGTAAGAAATAGATCCGGCTCGAGTTTGGTGATTACATCCTGCAAAGTGTTCTCGCGGAAATCGGTCAGGTACATAAATGCCGGAATACGTGTAGCAAACTTGATAAGCTTTTCTTGAATCAGCTTGCGCTTGGACTTATATTCTTTCTCCTCATCGGAGAGAACTTTTTTCTCCTTTTCTGTAAGTCCGCTTTCCCTGGCTTTCGTCTTGAGCTGCTTGATCTTTTCGCCCTGGTTGATGACCGTCTCGATGATGTTATCGCCCAAGCTGCGCCAACCTTCGATGCGCTCCACCGCAGCGAGCGCTTCGGGGCTGTTCAATATACGCCGCAAGGTGTCGTTATCCACGTTGACCAAAAGCGCCGACTCCCATTTACGTGCCAGCAGCGTGGCCGAAGTGCCGGCAATTGCGATGTCGAGGATGCCGCCAGCATCAATCTGGGTCATGTTCGCGCCATCGTAGGCCAGCACCGGCAGGAAGGCGATAAGTTCGTTAACCGCCTTCTCGGGGTTGGGCTCGTGGGGCGAGAGGCCAACGGCATACTCCGAAAGCTGCCGCAAAGCGCGGGTAGGCGCGAAGTCGAAGACAAAGCAAACCGGCTTGAGGATAAGTTCCTTTCTGGGGTCGTCGCCATCAGGGTTTTTGATGACCCAAGGCGACTGCACCCGAAACGCCGCCTGGAAGTAGGTCTCCGGCGACTTGAGGTTACGCAGCATCAGAATGGACGACCACTGCGGCACCGTAACACCCGTGGTCAGCTTGCCACAGGTAAGGGTGATGGT
This window contains:
- a CDS encoding M16 family metallopeptidase, with product MALSQVEVLPNGLTLAVEERPWTPGVALQLLLPVGAVNDPEGMEGAANLLEGWLWKGAGSRDARALADAFDELGVRRGSSSALEHTTFAAQFLADKLEAVLSLFADVLVRPHLPSEALEAVRQIALQELASLEDQPPKKMFAALRRAVFASNHGRNPSGNKAHLETMSAEALREDFARRYAPQGAIVALVGGISFEQAKEAIQNAFGDWSGPGVGYPPIELTTPSAIHLEQDTAQVQIGLIYPDVTIDHPEFYSARLASQVLSGGSSSRLFTEVREKRGLVYSVYAAPNGVKGYSYLTAYAGTTPERANETLRVMQAEIARLSEGVREDELARTKIGLRAALVMQDESSRSRAASIARDLYMLGRVRTLDEIEAQIAAVDVERINRYLASHPYQNPWIATLGPRKLAGVE
- a CDS encoding M16 family metallopeptidase; translated protein: MTLTRPTFKQTTLENGLTVIAEINPEAKSVALGYFCKTGSRDETPEISGVSHFLEHMLFKGTDKRDSLEVNLEFDQMGAQYNAFTSEENTVYYGAVLPEFAPRLLELWTDLMRPALRQQDFDTEKKVILEEIALYEDRPNVMLFDWGRARYFAGHPLGNSVLGTTQSISALTRDQMAAYQAQRYASGNLVLVLAGKVDWERTLAQVAELTASWARGQANRAYPALNPAVGELREPYPKATQTYLAVFAPGVSAQDPRRYAAHILANILGEEGNSRLHWALSDKGLVESVGAGIDEADQAGVYYIFAQTDPAHEETVKAVLREELERLEREGVRQEELERAKNKLATALVFAGETPMQRLMSVGINYIYNQSYEPLSEVARKVEAVTLADVNGLLESRPFSQSFFYSLVPA
- a CDS encoding CAP domain-containing protein encodes the protein MKVWFLLIGLVWGGALAQSALELEVLQRTNQVRLERGLQSLRWDALAYKAAREHAQDMLRRNFFAHQNPDGLGAAERMRAAGVLEVMVGENLASFEGYPDALIPQRALSGWMNSPGHRANLLKPGFTHLGVALVRQGPRVVVVQNFIGRPFDPQVRLTPAPTERTVLVLSGTASGTLGVFVGNNLYARLNPPIQARLELPPKAEVSFALFDGQTWWATRSGQRGLQLEQTLEHSTVPGQRVSLSLPAGNFTLAVGSQPRFWQNVSGPVRLELTLPSTLEVLWLGLRQDNSISYSHRIPLQP
- a CDS encoding Gfo/Idh/MocA family protein codes for the protein MKRNKEFANRLHALSPKFAYVPQEDRFLMNPGPLKYRFNVIGAGVNGQEHIKVTLLEGSCTIHGVFDPNPTSVEAARRIKAQFSQEPLVVYESLEAACHDPAVDGLIICTPNHTHLEVLKVAVQSGKHILLEKPMATNLQDAYEIWQMAQNYPKVLQIGLQYRFKPIYVEAIHEAKVRQSLGEIKTLTILEHREPFLDKVKQWNKFSQYSGGTLVEKCCHYFDLFNLFAESRPVSVYASGSQAVNFRDFEYGGLKSDILDNAFVIVEYQNGIRANFNLCMFAPMVYEEIVICGDEGRLKASEGVNGQAYSKWENYLEVICLPDRTSRTMTPSYPALIEESGHSGATYYEHLRWIEAMDGLPSKAATAEEGFWSVVVGVAAEESVKRGEKVWVKELLEGSGLGHLS